A single region of the Pseudomonas granadensis genome encodes:
- a CDS encoding IclR family transcriptional regulator: MQEDAPEKTKDAAPTGTQTLLRGLGVVQAVASGARDLKEIARLIGTTRSTTHRLASCLVDERYLRVVPQIGYLLGPKLIELGFQAREELPLVTLAGPYLDELSSLTGDTVHLGIREGDEVLYLLKNPGRNGPEMRSRVGHRMPLARTGIGKALMLDDSPKDWQRLYDISLPAGGKSQFWPQHPQQSWEQLEQRMSEYVAGGYAFDLEDNEPSIRCVAAPIRDASKGIVAAISIASTVPYMPLEKMAELIPLIKGVTARLSAELGLKV, translated from the coding sequence ATGCAGGAAGACGCCCCGGAAAAAACCAAGGACGCCGCGCCCACCGGCACCCAGACGCTGTTGCGCGGCCTCGGTGTGGTGCAAGCGGTGGCCAGTGGCGCCCGCGATCTCAAGGAGATCGCCCGGCTGATCGGCACCACGCGCAGCACGACTCATCGTCTGGCCAGTTGCCTGGTCGACGAGCGCTACCTGCGCGTGGTGCCGCAAATCGGTTATCTGCTCGGGCCGAAGCTGATCGAACTGGGTTTTCAGGCTCGCGAAGAACTGCCACTGGTGACCCTGGCCGGGCCGTATCTGGACGAGTTGTCGTCGCTGACTGGCGACACCGTGCACCTGGGAATTCGCGAAGGCGATGAGGTGCTGTACCTGCTGAAGAATCCGGGGCGCAATGGCCCGGAAATGCGCTCGCGGGTCGGCCATCGCATGCCGCTGGCGCGTACCGGCATCGGCAAGGCGTTGATGCTCGATGATTCGCCGAAAGATTGGCAACGTCTGTACGACATCAGCTTGCCGGCAGGTGGGAAAAGTCAGTTCTGGCCGCAGCATCCCCAGCAGTCGTGGGAACAGCTCGAACAGCGCATGAGCGAGTACGTGGCTGGTGGCTACGCCTTCGATCTGGAAGACAACGAACCGTCGATCCGCTGTGTGGCGGCGCCGATTCGGGATGCGAGCAAGGGCATTGTTGCGGCGATCAGCATCGCCAGCACCGTGCCCTATATGCCGCTGGAGAAAATGGCCGAGCTGATTCCCCTGATCAAGGGGGTCACAGCCCGGCTGTCGGCCGAACTAGGGCTTAAGGTTTAA
- a CDS encoding MFS transporter: MQSHTLTGQASLVTPSRKRFFIMVLLFITVVINYLDRSNLSIAAPALTSELGIDPVHVGLIFSAFGWTYAAMQIPGGWLVDRVPPRILYSVALLLWSVATVMLGFVSSFIALFVLRMAVGALEAPAYPINSRVVTTWFPERERATAIGFYTSGQFVGLAFLTPVLAWLQHAFGWHMVFVATGAVGILWALIWYAVYREPRDFKGTNEAEIELIREGGGLVDIQAETAKVKAKFSWTDLGIVLSKRKLWGIYLGQFCLNSTLWFFLTWFPTYLVKYRGMDFIKSGLLASLPFLAAFVGVLCSGFFSDWLIRRGYTVGFARKLPIISGLLISTAIIGANFVESTPLVIAFLALAFFGNGLASITWSLVSTLAPARLLGLTGGVFNFIGNLSAIATPIVIGFLASGDSFAPAITYIAVLALVGALSYVLLVGKVERIEL, encoded by the coding sequence ATGCAATCGCACACCCTCACCGGGCAGGCGTCTTTAGTCACGCCCAGCCGCAAGCGATTTTTCATCATGGTGTTGCTGTTCATCACCGTGGTCATCAACTACCTCGACCGCAGCAACCTGTCGATTGCCGCGCCAGCGCTGACCAGCGAACTGGGCATCGATCCGGTGCATGTCGGCCTGATCTTTTCTGCGTTCGGCTGGACTTACGCCGCCATGCAGATCCCTGGCGGCTGGCTGGTCGATCGCGTACCGCCACGGATTCTCTACAGTGTCGCGCTGCTGCTGTGGTCGGTGGCCACGGTGATGCTCGGTTTCGTCAGCAGCTTCATCGCCCTGTTCGTCCTGCGCATGGCGGTTGGCGCGCTGGAAGCGCCGGCGTATCCGATCAACAGCCGCGTGGTCACCACCTGGTTTCCCGAGCGCGAGCGCGCCACGGCGATCGGTTTCTACACGTCCGGGCAGTTCGTCGGTCTGGCCTTTTTGACGCCGGTGCTGGCGTGGCTGCAACACGCGTTCGGCTGGCACATGGTGTTCGTCGCGACCGGTGCGGTCGGCATTCTCTGGGCGCTGATCTGGTACGCGGTCTATCGCGAGCCGCGTGATTTCAAAGGCACCAACGAAGCCGAAATCGAGCTGATCCGTGAGGGCGGCGGGCTGGTCGATATCCAGGCGGAAACGGCCAAAGTCAAAGCAAAATTCAGCTGGACCGATCTGGGCATTGTCCTGAGCAAGCGCAAGTTGTGGGGCATCTACCTCGGCCAGTTCTGCCTGAACTCGACGCTGTGGTTCTTCCTCACCTGGTTCCCGACCTATCTGGTGAAATATCGCGGCATGGATTTCATCAAGTCCGGCCTGTTGGCGTCGCTGCCGTTTCTGGCCGCGTTCGTTGGCGTGCTGTGCTCGGGATTCTTTTCCGACTGGCTGATCCGTCGCGGCTACACCGTCGGCTTCGCGCGCAAGTTACCGATCATCAGCGGGCTGCTGATCTCCACAGCGATCATCGGCGCCAACTTCGTTGAATCGACACCGTTGGTGATTGCCTTCCTCGCACTGGCGTTTTTCGGCAACGGCCTGGCCTCGATCACCTGGTCGCTGGTCTCGACGCTGGCCCCGGCACGCCTGCTCGGGCTGACGGGGGGAGTGTTCAACTTCATCGGCAACCTGTCGGCGATTGCCACGCCGATCGTAATCGGCTTCCTTGCCAGCGGCGATTCGTTCGCTCCGGCGATCACCTACATCGCCGTGCTCGCGCTGGTCGGTGCGTTGTCCTACGTGCTGCTGGTGGGCAAGGTCGAACGTATCGAGTTGTAG